A section of the Telopea speciosissima isolate NSW1024214 ecotype Mountain lineage chromosome 3, Tspe_v1, whole genome shotgun sequence genome encodes:
- the LOC122656310 gene encoding thiamine-repressible mitochondrial transport protein THI74 isoform X2, which translates to MRNQVWRWVLGLIYIVAVATIWIAASFVVQSVVDSGVSPFLITYICNSLFVVYIPIVEIARYLEDSVVISWFSRSNKNENHLQGPADSEEVVLLRDNDLSPNSDDLHPSEQIVQGEISHQRKSSALEPDSEFERILHGEAGIEQLPGTADVSENVNKQLDEKGRWTRTRMAKVSLLICPFWFLAQLTFNLSLKYTTVTSNTILSSASSLFTYLVSMVFLGEKFTWVKLLSVLLCMTGTIIVSFGDSSTTLRAIATNPLLGDILALVSAGLYAVYISLIRKKFPDDDNSKDGNASMAQFLGFLGLFNLIIFLPVALVLNFTKLEPFYTLTWKQFGLIVGKGLLDNVLSDYLWAKAVLLTTTTVATAGLTIQVPLAAIVDSLTGNAPHLMDYLGAAAVMVGFAGINIPSDACSSSVDANLEQEDENELRLLKS; encoded by the exons ATGAGGAATCAGGTTTGGAGatgggttttaggtttaataTATATAGTTGCTGTTGCCACTATTTGGATTGCTGCCAGTTTTGTTGTTCAATCGGTTGTAGACTCGGGTGTATCTCCATTCCTAATAACCTACATTTGCAATTCATTATTTGTGGTTTACATTCCTATTGTTGAAATTGCACGCTACTTGGAGGATTCAGTTGTGATTTCATGGTTTAGTCGTAGTAATAAAAATGAGAATCATTTGCAAGGACCAGCAGATTCTGAAGAGGTTGTTCTTCTCAGAGATAATGATTTAAGTCCAAACTCAGATGATTTGCATCCATCTGAGCAGATCGTACAAGGAGAAATTAGTCATCAGAGGAAGAGTAGTGCTTTGGAACCAGACTCTGAGTTTGAAAGGATATTGCATGGTGAAGCTGGCATAGAACAGCTTCCAGGAACGGCTGATGTTAGTGAGAACGTTAATAAACAACTTGATGAGAAAGGGCGTTGGACACGTACAAGGATGGCAAAGGTCAGCCTGTTGATATGTCCTTTTTGGTTTCTCGCGCAGCTCACCTTCAATCTCTCGCTCAAGTATACTACTGTGACT TCAAACACCATCTTAAGCAGTGCCTCCAGCCTTTTCACCTATTTGGTCTCTATGGTTTTCTTGGGTGAGAAGTTCACATGGGTGAAGCTGCTTAGTGTTCTACTCTGCATGACTGGAACAATAATTGTCAGCTTCGGTGATTCAAGTACAACCTTAAGGGCAATTGCAACAAACCCCCTGCTTGGTGACATTCTTGCTCTGGTTTCAGCAGGCTTGTATGCAGTATATATCTCCCTTATTCGAAAAAAATTCCCTGATGATGATAACAGTAAGGATGGTAATGCCAGTATGGCACAGTTCCTTGGATTTCTTGGGCTGTTCAACCTCATTATTTTCCTACCTGTTGCCCTTGTACTGAACTTCACAAAACTCGAGCCTTTTTATACTCTCACTTGGAAGCAGTTTGGTCTGATTGTTGGTAAAG GTCTACTTGATAATGTGCTTAGTGATTACTTGTGGGCGAAGGCCGTTCTTTTGACAACTACCACAGTGGCTACGGCTGGTCTCACGATTCAGGTTCCCTTGGCTGCTATTGTGGATTCACTAACCGGAAATGCTCCCCATCTCATGGATTACCTTGGAGCTGCAGCTGTCATGGTTGGGTTTGCTGGCATTAACATTCCCTCTGATGCTTGCAGTAGTTCAGTGGATGCTAATCTAGAACAAGAGGATGAAAAT GAACTGAGATTATTAAAATCTTGA
- the LOC122656310 gene encoding thiamine-repressible mitochondrial transport protein THI74 isoform X1, whose product MRNQVWRWVLGLIYIVAVATIWIAASFVVQSVVDSGVSPFLITYICNSLFVVYIPIVEIARYLEDSVVISWFSRSNKNENHLQGPADSEEVVLLRDNDLSPNSDDLHPSEQIVQGEISHQRKSSALEPDSEFERILHGEAGIEQLPGTADVSENVNKQLDEKGRWTRTRMAKVSLLICPFWFLAQLTFNLSLKYTTVTSNTILSSASSLFTYLVSMVFLGEKFTWVKLLSVLLCMTGTIIVSFGDSSTTLRAIATNPLLGDILALVSAGLYAVYISLIRKKFPDDDNSKDGNASMAQFLGFLGLFNLIIFLPVALVLNFTKLEPFYTLTWKQFGLIVGKGLLDNVLSDYLWAKAVLLTTTTVATAGLTIQVPLAAIVDSLTGNAPHLMDYLGAAAVMVGFAGINIPSDACSSSVDANLEQEDENVSTADHAYSLPISRDAATS is encoded by the exons ATGAGGAATCAGGTTTGGAGatgggttttaggtttaataTATATAGTTGCTGTTGCCACTATTTGGATTGCTGCCAGTTTTGTTGTTCAATCGGTTGTAGACTCGGGTGTATCTCCATTCCTAATAACCTACATTTGCAATTCATTATTTGTGGTTTACATTCCTATTGTTGAAATTGCACGCTACTTGGAGGATTCAGTTGTGATTTCATGGTTTAGTCGTAGTAATAAAAATGAGAATCATTTGCAAGGACCAGCAGATTCTGAAGAGGTTGTTCTTCTCAGAGATAATGATTTAAGTCCAAACTCAGATGATTTGCATCCATCTGAGCAGATCGTACAAGGAGAAATTAGTCATCAGAGGAAGAGTAGTGCTTTGGAACCAGACTCTGAGTTTGAAAGGATATTGCATGGTGAAGCTGGCATAGAACAGCTTCCAGGAACGGCTGATGTTAGTGAGAACGTTAATAAACAACTTGATGAGAAAGGGCGTTGGACACGTACAAGGATGGCAAAGGTCAGCCTGTTGATATGTCCTTTTTGGTTTCTCGCGCAGCTCACCTTCAATCTCTCGCTCAAGTATACTACTGTGACT TCAAACACCATCTTAAGCAGTGCCTCCAGCCTTTTCACCTATTTGGTCTCTATGGTTTTCTTGGGTGAGAAGTTCACATGGGTGAAGCTGCTTAGTGTTCTACTCTGCATGACTGGAACAATAATTGTCAGCTTCGGTGATTCAAGTACAACCTTAAGGGCAATTGCAACAAACCCCCTGCTTGGTGACATTCTTGCTCTGGTTTCAGCAGGCTTGTATGCAGTATATATCTCCCTTATTCGAAAAAAATTCCCTGATGATGATAACAGTAAGGATGGTAATGCCAGTATGGCACAGTTCCTTGGATTTCTTGGGCTGTTCAACCTCATTATTTTCCTACCTGTTGCCCTTGTACTGAACTTCACAAAACTCGAGCCTTTTTATACTCTCACTTGGAAGCAGTTTGGTCTGATTGTTGGTAAAG GTCTACTTGATAATGTGCTTAGTGATTACTTGTGGGCGAAGGCCGTTCTTTTGACAACTACCACAGTGGCTACGGCTGGTCTCACGATTCAGGTTCCCTTGGCTGCTATTGTGGATTCACTAACCGGAAATGCTCCCCATCTCATGGATTACCTTGGAGCTGCAGCTGTCATGGTTGGGTTTGCTGGCATTAACATTCCCTCTGATGCTTGCAGTAGTTCAGTGGATGCTAATCTAGAACAAGAGGATGAAAATGTTAGTACCGCTGACCATGCTTATAGTTTACCAATCAGTAGGGATGCAGCTACTTCTTAA
- the LOC122656312 gene encoding glycine-rich cell wall structural protein-like isoform X1, producing the protein MSVVRCIAAAAVLVCCLVNYVAVVVVADVDGVVQGDKHFFGPFRHRHGFGKGGGLGGGFGGGAGGGLGGGAGGGLGHHGGIGGGAGGGGGIGGGGGLGHHGGIGGGAGGGGGAGGGGGLGHHGGIGGGAGGGGGLGGGSGGGGGLGGGAGGGGGLGHHGGIGGGAGGGLGGGAGGGLGGGAGGGAGGGLGGGAGGGLGGGAGGGAGGGAGGGLGGGAGGGLGGGGGLGHHGGIGGGAGGGGGGGLGGGAGAGGGFGAGGGAGAGAGAGGGLGGGAGGGGGFGGGGGGGVGAGGGFGAGGGLGVGAGVGAGGGGGFGGGGGVGAGGGFGAGGGLGVGAGVGAAGGGFGAGFGGGASIGIGAEDGGH; encoded by the exons ATGAGTGTAGTTCGTTGCATTGCGGCAGCAGCCGTTCTAGTTTGTTGTCTTGTTAACTACGTAGCAGTAGTAGTTGTTGCTGATGTTGATGGGGTTGTGCAGGGTGATAAGCACTTCTTTGGTCCGTTTAGACATCGGCATGGATTTGGGAAAGGTGGTGGGTTAGGAGGAGGttttggtggtggtgctg gaggaggactTGGAGGAGGAGCTGGTGGTGGGCTTGGTCATCATGGGGGTATTGGTGGTGGTGCAGGGGGAGGTGGTGGCATTGGAGGAGGTGGTGGACTTGGTCATCATGGGGGCATTGGTGGTGGTgcaggaggtggtggtggtgcaggggGAGGTGGAGGACTTGGTCATCATGGCGGCATTGGCGGtggtgcaggaggaggaggtggtctAGGTGGTGGCtctggtggaggaggtgggctTGGAGGCGGTgctggtggaggaggtgggctTGGACACCATGGTGGCATTGGTGGAGGTGCAGGGGGTGGACTGGGTGGAGGTGCAGGTGGTGGATTGGGTGGAGGTGCAGGTGGTGGAGCTGGTGGTGGACTGGGTGGAGGAGCTGGTGGTGGATTGGGTGGAGGTGCAGGTGGTGGTGCAGGTGGTGGAGCGGGTGGTGGACTGGGTGGAGGTGCTGGTGGTGGGTTAGGTGGAGGAGGTGGGCTTGGTCATCATGGCGGcattggtggtggtgctggtggaggtggaggaggaggtttgggtggtggtgctggtgccGGAGGTGGTTTTGGTGCTGGTggaggagcaggagcaggagcaggagctggaggaggtcttggtggtggtgccggaggaggtggagggttcggtggtggtggaggtggtggagtTGGTGCAGGAGGAGGATTTGGAGCGGGAGGTGGACTTGGCGTAGGTGCAGGTGTTGGCgcaggtggtggtggtggatttGGCGGAGGTGGTGGAGTTGGTGCAGGAGGAGGATTTGGAGCGGGAGGTGGACTTGGCGTAGGTGCAGGTGTTGGCGCAGCTGGTGGTGGTTTCGGTGCCGGATTTGGTGGCGGAGCCAGTATTGGTATCGGTGCAGAGGACGGTGGTCACTGA
- the LOC122656312 gene encoding glycine-rich cell wall structural protein-like isoform X2, producing MSVVRCIAAAAVLVCCLVNYVAVVVVADVDGVVQGDKHFFGPFRHRHGFGKGGGLGGGFGGGAGGGLGGGAGGGLGHHGGIGGGLGHHGGIGGGAGGGGGAGGGGGLGHHGGIGGGAGGGGGLGGGSGGGGGLGGGAGGGGGLGHHGGIGGGAGGGLGGGAGGGLGGGAGGGAGGGLGGGAGGGLGGGAGGGAGGGAGGGLGGGAGGGLGGGGGLGHHGGIGGGAGGGGGGGLGGGAGAGGGFGAGGGAGAGAGAGGGLGGGAGGGGGFGGGGGGGVGAGGGFGAGGGLGVGAGVGAGGGGGFGGGGGVGAGGGFGAGGGLGVGAGVGAAGGGFGAGFGGGASIGIGAEDGGH from the exons ATGAGTGTAGTTCGTTGCATTGCGGCAGCAGCCGTTCTAGTTTGTTGTCTTGTTAACTACGTAGCAGTAGTAGTTGTTGCTGATGTTGATGGGGTTGTGCAGGGTGATAAGCACTTCTTTGGTCCGTTTAGACATCGGCATGGATTTGGGAAAGGTGGTGGGTTAGGAGGAGGttttggtggtggtgctg gaggaggactTGGAGGAGGAGCTGGTGGTGGGCTTGGTCATCATGGGGGTATTG GTGGTGGACTTGGTCATCATGGGGGCATTGGTGGTGGTgcaggaggtggtggtggtgcaggggGAGGTGGAGGACTTGGTCATCATGGCGGCATTGGCGGtggtgcaggaggaggaggtggtctAGGTGGTGGCtctggtggaggaggtgggctTGGAGGCGGTgctggtggaggaggtgggctTGGACACCATGGTGGCATTGGTGGAGGTGCAGGGGGTGGACTGGGTGGAGGTGCAGGTGGTGGATTGGGTGGAGGTGCAGGTGGTGGAGCTGGTGGTGGACTGGGTGGAGGAGCTGGTGGTGGATTGGGTGGAGGTGCAGGTGGTGGTGCAGGTGGTGGAGCGGGTGGTGGACTGGGTGGAGGTGCTGGTGGTGGGTTAGGTGGAGGAGGTGGGCTTGGTCATCATGGCGGcattggtggtggtgctggtggaggtggaggaggaggtttgggtggtggtgctggtgccGGAGGTGGTTTTGGTGCTGGTggaggagcaggagcaggagcaggagctggaggaggtcttggtggtggtgccggaggaggtggagggttcggtggtggtggaggtggtggagtTGGTGCAGGAGGAGGATTTGGAGCGGGAGGTGGACTTGGCGTAGGTGCAGGTGTTGGCgcaggtggtggtggtggatttGGCGGAGGTGGTGGAGTTGGTGCAGGAGGAGGATTTGGAGCGGGAGGTGGACTTGGCGTAGGTGCAGGTGTTGGCGCAGCTGGTGGTGGTTTCGGTGCCGGATTTGGTGGCGGAGCCAGTATTGGTATCGGTGCAGAGGACGGTGGTCACTGA
- the LOC122656312 gene encoding glycine-rich cell wall structural protein-like isoform X3 — protein sequence MSVVRCIAAAAVLVCCLVNYVAVVVVADVDGVVQGDKHFFGPFRHRHGFGKGGGLGGGFGGGAGGGVGGGAGGGGGLGHHGGIGGGAGGGLGGGAGGGLGGGAGGGAGGGLGGGAGGGLGGGAGGGAGGGAGGGLGGGAGGGLGGGGGLGHHGGIGGGAGGGGGGGLGGGAGAGGGFGAGGGAGAGAGAGGGLGGGAGGGGGFGGGGGGGVGAGGGFGAGGGLGVGAGVGAGGGGGFGGGGGVGAGGGFGAGGGLGVGAGVGAAGGGFGAGFGGGASIGIGAEDGGH from the exons ATGAGTGTAGTTCGTTGCATTGCGGCAGCAGCCGTTCTAGTTTGTTGTCTTGTTAACTACGTAGCAGTAGTAGTTGTTGCTGATGTTGATGGGGTTGTGCAGGGTGATAAGCACTTCTTTGGTCCGTTTAGACATCGGCATGGATTTGGGAAAGGTGGTGGGTTAGGAGGAGGttttggtggtggtgctggtggtggtg tTGGAGGCGGTgctggtggaggaggtgggctTGGACACCATGGTGGCATTGGTGGAGGTGCAGGGGGTGGACTGGGTGGAGGTGCAGGTGGTGGATTGGGTGGAGGTGCAGGTGGTGGAGCTGGTGGTGGACTGGGTGGAGGAGCTGGTGGTGGATTGGGTGGAGGTGCAGGTGGTGGTGCAGGTGGTGGAGCGGGTGGTGGACTGGGTGGAGGTGCTGGTGGTGGGTTAGGTGGAGGAGGTGGGCTTGGTCATCATGGCGGcattggtggtggtgctggtggaggtggaggaggaggtttgggtggtggtgctggtgccGGAGGTGGTTTTGGTGCTGGTggaggagcaggagcaggagcaggagctggaggaggtcttggtggtggtgccggaggaggtggagggttcggtggtggtggaggtggtggagtTGGTGCAGGAGGAGGATTTGGAGCGGGAGGTGGACTTGGCGTAGGTGCAGGTGTTGGCgcaggtggtggtggtggatttGGCGGAGGTGGTGGAGTTGGTGCAGGAGGAGGATTTGGAGCGGGAGGTGGACTTGGCGTAGGTGCAGGTGTTGGCGCAGCTGGTGGTGGTTTCGGTGCCGGATTTGGTGGCGGAGCCAGTATTGGTATCGGTGCAGAGGACGGTGGTCACTGA